One genomic window of Candidatus Poribacteria bacterium includes the following:
- a CDS encoding sigma-70 family RNA polymerase sigma factor — translation MDRCTTVLATTRRRDRGRWFPVEPDSVLVRECLAGSRHAFAQLARRYERRVFAIAYALLLDPHEAEDALQQTLLIAYERLGTLRRPDSFAAWVSRIADRTARHRLYHMKREVPTDIAATMQDRPTSHVEQAAFERKEDLRRLATSALASLPTSLRTPLVMRCMYDSSYEDIAESLAISANAAEIRVRRARVVMRSYFARWNLEEECLDILRSHCIALPIGLQAVDAVVNAIHGKPAPSTGASQSAGYGWGIAGAAAVLTLVGAMAFPQPAQEVAPSPEGTRTMQVRLLGDIKREAVIATPTPGKIAKPREIIKPGEEHFGWTPLNPRVDPTSVGFQSQHFASAPGGAVVQNDHSVAKHFDPVTGTVTLELWLKPAEGRANTSVGFLSGNVIDAPGITFVIRDDSGVWRYVRSGVPVPLPRVLDAARFRIVYRTEAAAYDLYVDGALIDEWIPAISREQMDRLNQPVNGVVLASGWNRIGHPAYFDDMRLDVKPTGSLRPVVFEPYPQDPEESLRLVAGSINGAPVPTDRVLLVRPTEAVEGWLDLDVTNTSGPNGDYYVVTVPGWGDRTRNYASVAKVPPGTHRVRAPVRFDAPDREGEYYFWTVGGAQTEAMFIASTTSWVNGEPVWGDGNDVA, via the coding sequence GTGGATCGTTGTACCACTGTACTAGCGACGACGCGCCGCCGAGACAGGGGGAGGTGGTTTCCCGTAGAACCGGATTCCGTCCTCGTCCGCGAATGCCTTGCTGGGAGCCGCCATGCCTTCGCGCAGCTCGCGCGCAGGTACGAGAGGCGTGTCTTTGCCATTGCTTACGCACTGCTGCTCGATCCGCACGAAGCCGAGGACGCGCTGCAACAGACGCTCCTGATCGCCTATGAGCGGCTCGGCACGCTGCGCCGACCGGACAGCTTCGCCGCGTGGGTGTCCCGCATCGCTGATCGCACCGCCAGGCATCGGCTCTATCACATGAAGCGCGAAGTACCGACGGACATCGCCGCGACGATGCAGGATCGCCCCACTTCCCACGTCGAGCAGGCAGCCTTCGAGCGCAAGGAGGACCTGCGCCGACTGGCGACCAGCGCGCTGGCGTCGCTGCCGACGTCGCTCCGGACGCCCCTCGTGATGCGATGCATGTATGACAGCTCGTACGAGGACATCGCCGAGAGCCTCGCCATCAGCGCCAACGCAGCGGAGATACGCGTCCGTCGCGCGCGCGTTGTCATGCGCAGCTACTTCGCGCGGTGGAACCTGGAGGAAGAGTGCCTCGACATCCTGCGATCGCACTGCATCGCGCTGCCGATCGGTCTTCAGGCGGTCGATGCCGTCGTCAACGCGATCCACGGGAAGCCAGCCCCGAGCACAGGCGCGTCCCAGTCGGCGGGGTACGGCTGGGGCATCGCCGGAGCAGCCGCCGTCTTGACGTTAGTGGGAGCAATGGCGTTTCCACAGCCGGCGCAGGAAGTGGCGCCTTCGCCGGAGGGAACGCGGACGATGCAGGTGCGACTGTTGGGAGACATCAAACGCGAGGCAGTCATAGCCACGCCGACACCCGGCAAGATCGCGAAGCCCCGCGAGATCATCAAGCCGGGCGAGGAGCATTTCGGTTGGACGCCGCTAAACCCACGCGTTGACCCGACGAGCGTGGGGTTTCAGAGCCAACACTTCGCCTCCGCGCCCGGCGGAGCCGTCGTGCAGAATGACCATAGCGTCGCGAAGCACTTCGATCCGGTAACGGGAACGGTGACGCTCGAGCTCTGGTTGAAGCCCGCTGAAGGTCGGGCGAACACGAGCGTCGGGTTCCTATCTGGGAACGTTATCGATGCGCCGGGTATCACGTTCGTGATCCGAGACGACAGCGGTGTATGGCGATACGTCCGATCCGGTGTGCCGGTCCCGCTGCCGCGCGTTCTCGATGCCGCGCGTTTCCGCATCGTCTATCGAACGGAGGCGGCGGCGTACGACCTCTATGTCGACGGCGCGCTTATCGACGAGTGGATTCCCGCGATATCGCGCGAACAGATGGATCGTCTGAACCAGCCCGTGAACGGCGTCGTGTTGGCCAGCGGCTGGAACCGGATCGGGCATCCCGCCTACTTCGACGACATGCGGCTCGATGTCAAGCCGACGGGTTCGCTGCGTCCCGTCGTCTTCGAACCCTATCCACAGGACCCCGAGGAGTCGTTGAGGCTCGTCGCCGGGAGCATCAACGGCGCGCCGGTGCCGACGGATCGGGTTCTCCTCGTGAGACCGACCGAGGCGGTCGAGGGCTGGCTCGATCTCGACGTCACGAACACGAGCGGACCGAACGGCGACTACTACGTCGTGACGGTTCCCGGCTGGGGTGATCGGACGCGGAACTATGCGTCCGTCGCGAAGGTACCGCCCGGCACGCATCGGGTTCGCGCGCCGGTGCGCTTCGACGCGCCGGATCGAGAGGGCGAGTATTACTTCTGGACGGTGGGCGGGGCTCAGACCGAAGCGATGTTCATCGCCTCGACGACGAGTTGGGTCAACGGAGAACCCGTCTGGGGCGACGGCAACGACGTCGC
- a CDS encoding D-alanyl-D-alanine carboxypeptidase: MWQLTHRAGCIALAFALCAGAITPVEAATKKTTSSRSSKSAKAKKKTSSRTAKAKSSKSKSRATAKARTVKKAPEAPKPPYQAYIVVEAETGKVITEKQADRSWQPASLAKMMLTLIVMEHIAEGKIALDTPVKASAYASSIGGSQVYLKQGETHSLESMMQAIEIASANDACVAVAEAVAGTDSAMVELMNARAKSLGMGNTRYVNVHGLPPDAGKPDNVTTARDTSILARELVTRFPKLLEWTSTVEAPFRDGKFKLYSTNHSFLRNFPGADGLKTGYHSGSGFNLVATANRNGVRLVSVVLGSPSPAVRANETMALLSNGYATHERRVVLKSGEAMSDLLYVEKSEHQYVPLKAGSDLTVFANKTDFSRVRLSLESVAELTAPVEDGFPAGTIVATLDGKRVGSVAAVVSQDVPKARFLWSFWNWRTPKPTVEEFLELRQAGMNAPTSF, translated from the coding sequence TATCGCGCTGGCATTCGCGCTGTGCGCCGGCGCGATCACGCCCGTCGAAGCCGCGACGAAGAAGACCACCAGCTCCCGGTCTTCAAAGAGCGCCAAGGCGAAGAAGAAGACATCCAGTAGGACGGCGAAAGCCAAATCCTCGAAGTCCAAGTCCAGAGCGACGGCGAAAGCGAGAACCGTCAAGAAGGCTCCCGAAGCGCCGAAGCCGCCGTATCAGGCGTACATCGTCGTCGAAGCCGAGACGGGCAAAGTCATCACCGAGAAGCAGGCAGACAGGTCCTGGCAGCCCGCATCGCTCGCCAAGATGATGCTGACGCTCATCGTGATGGAACACATCGCCGAGGGCAAGATCGCGCTGGATACGCCCGTCAAGGCGTCCGCATACGCCAGCAGCATCGGCGGTTCCCAGGTCTACCTGAAACAGGGCGAGACCCACTCCCTCGAATCGATGATGCAAGCCATCGAGATCGCCTCGGCGAACGACGCGTGCGTCGCTGTCGCCGAAGCTGTGGCGGGAACCGACAGCGCGATGGTCGAGTTGATGAACGCGCGCGCCAAGTCGCTGGGCATGGGCAACACGCGTTACGTGAACGTCCACGGTCTGCCGCCGGACGCGGGCAAGCCCGACAACGTGACGACCGCCCGCGATACGTCGATCCTCGCCCGCGAGCTCGTCACGCGGTTCCCTAAGCTTCTCGAATGGACATCGACCGTCGAAGCCCCCTTCCGCGACGGGAAGTTCAAGCTTTACAGCACGAACCACTCGTTCCTGCGCAACTTCCCCGGCGCCGACGGGCTCAAGACCGGCTATCACAGCGGGTCAGGGTTCAACCTCGTCGCGACGGCGAACCGAAACGGCGTGCGGCTGGTCTCCGTCGTCCTGGGGAGTCCATCGCCGGCCGTCCGCGCCAACGAGACGATGGCGCTCCTCTCGAACGGCTACGCGACGCATGAGCGCCGCGTCGTCCTCAAGTCGGGCGAAGCGATGTCGGACCTCCTCTATGTGGAGAAGAGCGAGCATCAGTATGTGCCTTTGAAGGCTGGGAGCGACCTGACGGTCTTCGCCAATAAGACGGACTTCTCGCGAGTACGTCTGTCGCTGGAGAGCGTCGCCGAACTGACCGCGCCGGTCGAGGACGGGTTCCCGGCAGGCACGATCGTCGCGACGCTCGACGGCAAGCGCGTCGGATCGGTCGCCGCCGTCGTCAGCCAGGATGTGCCGAAGGCGCGGTTCCTCTGGAGCTTCTGGAACTGGCGCACGCCCAAGCCCACCGTCGAGGAGTTCCTGGAGCTCCGACAGGCTGGGATGAACGCTCCGACCAGCTTCTAA